A window of the Butyricimonas faecalis genome harbors these coding sequences:
- a CDS encoding phage exclusion protein Lit family protein, whose protein sequence is MKEAKEIYYLPVEQLSDDAIQCIEKVVELLDAIKDDCNINNFSRRFTFIREGKAISDVAEIKKDSNGLNHIYINENFCQYLWSVCIYLNAYFENVIHIPIMDAVGINKYGYKPNLIDVEYANDCFFRGRQLLHNFNRDVYWVTPNICNPQQFENIISHTNGVYCAAIAFIYAHEFSHNYLGHTQIQQTFPHTIDDEIAADDTAISFIQTEYDSAWGNTYKAGVATVLAAILLMSEDSISGDGTHPDMDVRIENLVTKLELHEMDPLWGYLGVALRLWLLVFGGLSIEEDMQQPGFGSYKEIYLFYMEKLKTVRQQRYPKIVKPDWDI, encoded by the coding sequence ATGAAAGAAGCGAAAGAAATATATTATTTACCTGTTGAACAGCTATCTGATGATGCTATTCAATGTATTGAAAAAGTTGTTGAACTGTTAGATGCGATAAAAGACGATTGCAATATCAATAACTTTTCTCGTCGATTTACATTCATAAGGGAAGGAAAAGCTATTAGCGATGTTGCGGAAATAAAAAAAGATAGCAATGGATTAAATCATATCTATATCAACGAAAACTTTTGTCAGTATTTATGGTCTGTATGTATTTATCTTAATGCCTATTTTGAGAATGTCATACATATTCCAATAATGGATGCTGTTGGCATAAACAAATATGGTTATAAACCCAATCTGATTGATGTAGAGTATGCTAATGATTGCTTTTTTAGAGGACGGCAATTGTTGCATAACTTCAATAGGGATGTTTATTGGGTAACACCCAACATCTGTAATCCCCAGCAATTTGAAAATATTATAAGTCACACAAATGGTGTATATTGTGCTGCGATAGCATTTATATATGCCCACGAATTTTCACATAATTATTTAGGTCATACACAAATACAACAGACGTTTCCCCATACTATAGATGATGAAATTGCCGCAGATGATACGGCAATTAGTTTTATTCAAACTGAATATGACTCTGCATGGGGAAATACATATAAGGCAGGTGTCGCAACTGTATTAGCAGCCATTTTATTGATGAGCGAAGATTCTATTTCTGGTGATGGAACTCATCCAGATATGGATGTCCGAATAGAAAATTTGGTTACTAAACTGGAATTACATGAAATGGATCCACTTTGGGGCTACTTAGGTGTTGCATTAAGATTATGGTTGCTGGTATTTGGTGGTTTGTCTATCGAAGAGGATATGCAACAGCCCGGTTTTGGCTCATATAAGGAGATTTATTTATTTTACATGGAGAAATTGAAAACAGTTAGACAACAACGTTATCCCAAAATTGTAAAACCTGATTGGGATATATAG
- a CDS encoding DUF3872 domain-containing protein: MNILNNKNKRTSIFKALALCLFAAMLLTLASCDDDMDIQQSYPFTVETMPVPNKVTKGQTVEIRCELKKTGDYANTLYTIRYFQFEGEGTLKMDNGITFLPNDRYLLENEKFRLYYTAQGDEVHNFIVVVEDNFSNSYELEFDFNNRNVKDDGAISIVPIGNFKPLTR, translated from the coding sequence CTGAACAACAAGAACAAGAGAACATCCATCTTCAAGGCGTTGGCACTCTGCCTGTTCGCCGCCATGTTGCTCACGCTCGCATCGTGTGACGATGACATGGACATCCAGCAATCCTATCCCTTCACAGTGGAAACCATGCCCGTGCCTAACAAGGTAACGAAGGGGCAGACGGTGGAAATCCGCTGTGAGTTGAAAAAGACGGGCGATTACGCCAACACCCTATATACCATCCGGTATTTCCAATTCGAGGGAGAAGGAACATTGAAAATGGACAACGGCATTACGTTCCTGCCCAACGACCGCTACCTGCTCGAAAACGAGAAGTTCCGGCTGTACTACACGGCGCAAGGTGACGAGGTGCACAACTTCATCGTAGTGGTGGAAGATAATTTCAGCAACTCCTACGAATTGGAATTTGACTTCAACAATCGCAACGTGAAGGATGACGGGGCTATCTCTATTGTCCCAATCGGAAACTTCAAACCCCTTACACGATGA
- a CDS encoding PcfJ domain-containing protein, which yields MKPRTPIQQEVARLSERLPKLTAIQRAYAFRHCFKHYAIKRADGTNICTECGHSWRSEHDLADTVCGCTCPHCGMELEALRTRKSVFSENEYFSIVTTCKQYQVIRFFFVKSRYKAGQAAEYSIYEVVQRWISPKGTTTTVARLRGMSILYYDLWAEYSDMEVRKNNKLRAYDINPVCTYPRQRFIPELKRNGFNGEYHNILPYDLFTAILSDSRAETLLKAGQYPMLRHYIRSSFDMERYWASIKICIRNGYTIADGSMWRDTIDLLRHFGKDTNSPKYVCPADLKAEHDRLMHKRNKEIERKKLEERIRQAKKHEKAYRKLKGIFFGIAFTDGTLQVRVLESVAEFAAEGTELHHCVFSNSYFLEKNSLILSATIDGKRIETVEVSLKTLEVVQSRGLHNSNTEYHDRIVNLVNSNVNLIRQRMEVA from the coding sequence ATGAAACCGAGAACACCCATACAGCAGGAAGTCGCACGATTGAGCGAGCGACTGCCGAAATTGACCGCCATACAGAGGGCATACGCTTTCCGCCATTGCTTCAAGCATTACGCCATCAAGAGGGCGGACGGCACGAACATCTGCACCGAGTGCGGACATTCGTGGAGGAGTGAACACGACCTTGCGGACACCGTTTGCGGATGCACCTGCCCGCATTGCGGCATGGAGTTGGAAGCGTTGCGCACCCGAAAGAGCGTGTTCAGCGAGAACGAGTATTTCTCCATCGTCACCACCTGCAAGCAGTATCAAGTTATACGCTTCTTTTTCGTCAAGTCCCGATACAAGGCAGGACAGGCAGCCGAGTATTCCATTTATGAAGTGGTGCAAAGGTGGATTTCGCCAAAAGGTACAACTACCACCGTTGCCCGACTGCGTGGAATGTCCATACTTTACTATGACCTATGGGCGGAATACAGCGACATGGAAGTACGCAAGAACAACAAACTACGTGCATACGATATAAACCCCGTCTGCACCTATCCCCGACAGCGTTTCATACCCGAACTGAAACGCAACGGCTTCAATGGCGAGTACCACAACATACTGCCTTACGACCTTTTCACGGCTATCCTTTCCGACAGCCGAGCCGAAACGCTGTTGAAGGCAGGGCAATACCCCATGTTGCGCCACTACATCCGCAGTTCCTTTGACATGGAGAGGTATTGGGCATCCATAAAGATATGTATCCGCAACGGCTACACCATTGCTGACGGCTCCATGTGGCGTGACACCATAGACCTCCTGCGGCATTTCGGCAAGGACACGAACAGCCCGAAATACGTCTGCCCTGCCGACCTCAAAGCCGAACACGACAGACTTATGCACAAGCGCAACAAGGAGATAGAGCGCAAGAAATTGGAAGAACGCATCCGCCAAGCGAAGAAACACGAGAAGGCATACCGCAAACTCAAAGGCATATTCTTCGGCATTGCATTCACGGACGGCACTTTGCAGGTGCGTGTGTTGGAGAGCGTGGCGGAGTTTGCAGCGGAAGGGACGGAACTGCACCATTGCGTGTTTTCCAACTCCTATTTCCTTGAAAAGAACTCCCTTATCCTATCCGCCACCATTGACGGCAAGCGCATAGAAACGGTGGAGGTTTCCTTGAAGACATTGGAAGTGGTGCAAAGTCGTGGCTTGCACAATTCCAATACCGAGTACCACGACCGCATTGTAAACCTTGTGAACAGCAATGTGAACCTTATCCGCCAGCGGATGGAAGTGGCATAG
- a CDS encoding DUF6956 domain-containing protein, giving the protein MNTAYQTLIVKFSEPIKVLDGIFDDAEAWGVDTLKGWIDDYESSRFTAINSHTAVITSEYNMECLMEWLKRNTPIAEITEC; this is encoded by the coding sequence ATGAACACAGCCTATCAAACGCTGATAGTGAAATTCAGCGAGCCTATCAAAGTATTGGACGGCATCTTTGACGATGCCGAAGCGTGGGGAGTTGATACCCTAAAAGGGTGGATAGACGACTACGAGAGCAGCAGGTTTACCGCCATCAACAGCCATACGGCAGTCATCACAAGCGAGTACAATATGGAGTGCCTGATGGAATGGTTGAAACGAAACACACCCATTGCCGAGATAACAGAATGTTAA
- a CDS encoding DUF3873 domain-containing protein — translation MATRMTINGISTCTEAGTEKYERFQLGIGRRKRTLVQYDYRHPTDGELFSCVKPTLDECRAARDKWLTAKDGKEDNR, via the coding sequence ATGGCAACACGAATGACCATCAACGGTATAAGCACCTGCACCGAAGCAGGTACGGAGAAATATGAGCGTTTCCAATTAGGTATCGGCAGACGCAAGCGGACACTTGTGCAGTACGACTACCGCCACCCCACAGACGGAGAGTTGTTCTCTTGTGTCAAACCCACATTGGACGAGTGCCGAGCCGCACGGGATAAGTGGCTCACGGCAAAGGATGGAAAGGAGGACAACCGATGA
- a CDS encoding glycoside hydrolase family protein translates to MMRVFMAILCSLLAVCSVSARDSCQKGTDGQASIYRLPPFERAVRCTKYFEGWHSEKHHPYVGWGHQVQPGERYSARTMTKRQADALLRKDLRKFCAMFRKFGRDSLLLATLAYNVGPYRLLGSGKIPKSTLIRKLEAGDRNIYREYIAFCNYKGKRHAMLLKRRKAEFALLYIL, encoded by the coding sequence ATGATGCGTGTATTCATGGCTATCCTCTGTTCCCTTCTGGCGGTCTGCTCCGTGTCCGCACGGGACAGCTGTCAGAAGGGGACGGACGGGCAGGCGTCAATCTACCGCCTGCCGCCTTTCGAGCGGGCGGTTCGCTGTACGAAGTATTTTGAAGGCTGGCACTCGGAGAAACACCACCCATACGTGGGCTGGGGGCATCAGGTGCAGCCGGGGGAAAGGTATTCGGCACGCACCATGACGAAGCGGCAGGCGGACGCACTCCTGCGGAAAGACTTGCGGAAGTTCTGCGCCATGTTCCGCAAGTTCGGGCGTGACAGTCTGCTCCTTGCCACGCTCGCCTACAATGTCGGTCCATACCGGCTTTTGGGGAGCGGGAAGATACCCAAAAGCACACTGATCCGAAAATTGGAGGCGGGCGACAGGAACATTTACCGGGAATATATCGCTTTCTGCAACTACAAAGGTAAACGGCACGCCATGCTGCTCAAACGGAGAAAGGCGGAGTTTGCGCTGCTGTATATCCTGTGA
- a CDS encoding DUF7688 family protein, with protein MEEIRQNGKIILHSDDGTSIRMIFKNLTGRNFQGQEYAEYIRHIAIGEMGFSPGIIEHCRDGEVIGKGKIPNV; from the coding sequence ATGGAAGAAATCAGACAGAACGGAAAAATCATCCTGCACAGCGATGACGGAACAAGCATAAGGATGATTTTCAAAAACCTCACGGGGAGGAATTTTCAAGGTCAGGAATATGCGGAGTATATCCGGCATATCGCAATCGGGGAGATGGGATTTTCGCCCGGCATCATAGAGCATTGCAGGGACGGTGAGGTAATCGGCAAAGGAAAAATCCCGAATGTATGA